The Erythrolamprus reginae isolate rEryReg1 chromosome 6, rEryReg1.hap1, whole genome shotgun sequence DNA segment tggaaaattgcaatttaggggtttaaagggttaagggaaggcttgtgatactgttcatagccaaaaatagtgtatttacttccgcatctctacttcgcggaaattcgactttcgcgggcggtctcggaacgcatcccccgcgaaaagcaagggaacactgtattgagaaCTGAAGAGATATCTACTTTCTAACTAGCTTGTCATTCCTCCATTATCAGCTAAGAAAACTGTTCACATGAGTCATTAGGATATGGAGAAAGTCTTTGCCCCAGGAAATAAATTCTAAAGGAAGAAAACAAACCAGTTATTGAAACCTTATTCTGGCTTCTTTCAATGAATCTTTGTAAAGATTTTTATTGGTGGAATCATGATGAGACAGCCAAGAACCTGACAaggcattgcattgcattggcatccttcagtctcgaaagaccatgggaTCCTACTCTGGATtccctattttattattttattttattgacctGACAAGTCAATACCTTAATTCTTATAGAACGTTGTcttattgtttatttctttgtattatttatttgatgtctAGGCTATCTCCCAACACCATGGTGACTCCACACAAGAAAAGTATGCTGGGGAATGGAAACTATGATGTGAACGTCATCATGGCAGCTCTTCAGACCAAAGGTTACGAAGCAGTTTGGTGGGATAAGCGCAGGTAAAGTAAGAGCatacattgattttatttatttatttattacttagatttgtatgccgcccctctccgaagactcggggcggctcacaacatgtaaaaaacaaatcataagcaatcagacaaatttaaaatatttaatatttaaaaaaccccatatgctaacagtcacacacacagacataccatgcataaattaaacatgcccagggggagatgtttcagttcccccatgcctgacggcaaaggtgggttttaaggagtttacggaaggcaggaagagtaggggcagttctaatctctggggggagttggttccagagggccggggccgccacagagaaggctcttcccctggggcccgccaaccgacattgtttagttgacgggacccggagaaggcccactctgtgggacctaatcggtcgctgggattcgtgcggcaggaggcggtctcggattGCCATTAGGGATAGTTGAAAGGATGTAAGAATttactttctcctctcctctttgttCAGGGATGTTAACGTAATTGCCCTTTCCAATGTCATGGGTTTTATAATGAATCTGCCCTCAAGTCTCTGTTGGGGTCCACTGAAACTCCCTCTTAAAAGGCAGCATTGGATCTGTGTCCGAGAAGTGGGAGGAACCTACTATAATCTTGACTCCAAACTAAAGGTTCCCGAATGGATTGGTGGTGAAAGTGAGCTCAGGTAGGTTGTCTTTGTTAATCTGAGAGCACACACTGAATTTACCATCTGAATAGCATTGTTTGGCTTTAGGCATTGGaaactcccttc contains these protein-coding regions:
- the JOSD1 gene encoding josephin-1 yields the protein MSCVPWKGDKTKSESPDAPQVMPVHIYHEKQRRELCALHALNNVFQDSNAFTRDTLQDIFQRLSPNTMVTPHKKSMLGNGNYDVNVIMAALQTKGYEAVWWDKRRDVNVIALSNVMGFIMNLPSSLCWGPLKLPLKRQHWICVREVGGTYYNLDSKLKVPEWIGGESELRKFLRNQLQGKNCELLLVVPEEVEVHQSWRVDA